In Sporomusaceae bacterium FL31, one genomic interval encodes:
- the ybaS_2 gene encoding hypothetical protein gives MKIDIAAVNNWLSKRMFLVVLSALLLGFLMKVPDGPVIRSLLVILFAYMTFVTSLGTSLKSFIQVMGKPWIPLWVLLLIHIVTPLSAWFLGHVLYADAPQIKLGLLVGAAIPVGVTSVMWTAITQGNIPIALVAVTLDTLLIPALLPAYYKMIVGQAVMINYTSLVVQLLLMVTIPSILGMVFYDWTGGKTVNFAKGVGGVTSKLALFVVIFFNGSLVAPAIQLSWDIVQMIAVALIMVVSAYALGYVGSLIIPNRTRGITMAMIYSVGMRNASCGLVIAITYFPPEVAVPIALLMLFQQPIAATIPNIFKFFDERKMMRQQTRSLRLE, from the coding sequence GTGAAGATAGACATTGCTGCAGTGAATAATTGGTTAAGCAAAAGAATGTTTTTAGTAGTGTTGTCAGCATTGCTGCTAGGCTTCTTAATGAAAGTACCAGACGGGCCTGTTATCCGTTCTTTACTGGTTATCTTGTTTGCCTATATGACTTTTGTTACTTCGCTTGGCACAAGTTTGAAAAGCTTTATTCAAGTCATGGGCAAGCCCTGGATTCCCTTGTGGGTGTTACTGCTTATTCATATTGTGACACCATTGAGTGCTTGGTTTTTAGGCCATGTACTGTATGCGGATGCACCACAGATCAAATTGGGTTTGCTCGTGGGAGCTGCTATTCCTGTAGGCGTTACATCTGTGATGTGGACAGCGATTACCCAAGGGAATATACCAATAGCTCTTGTAGCTGTAACACTTGATACACTACTAATCCCAGCGCTGCTGCCAGCTTATTATAAAATGATAGTGGGTCAGGCAGTTATGATCAATTATACGTCCTTAGTGGTTCAGCTGCTGCTGATGGTGACTATTCCAAGCATACTCGGAATGGTGTTTTATGATTGGACAGGCGGTAAAACAGTGAATTTCGCCAAAGGCGTGGGGGGAGTTACCTCTAAGTTAGCCTTATTTGTTGTTATTTTCTTTAACGGTTCTCTTGTAGCTCCTGCTATTCAGTTATCTTGGGATATTGTACAAATGATTGCGGTTGCCTTGATTATGGTAGTCTCTGCTTACGCACTTGGTTATGTCGGCTCTTTAATCATTCCTAATCGCACCCGTGGTATTACCATGGCGATGATTTATAGTGTTGGTATGCGCAATGCCAGTTGTGGACTTGTCATTGCGATTACCTACTTCCCTCCGGAGGTTGCAGTCCCAATTGCTTTATTAATGCTATTTCAGCAGCCCATTGCGGCGACAATTCCTAATATTTTTAAATTCTTTGATGAAAGAAAGATGATGCGTCAACAAACAAGATCGCTGCGATTAGAATAA
- the rraA gene encoding 4-hydroxy-4-methyl-2-oxoglutarate aldolase: MSNIGMRIFPYINRPPKALIQAFSGIPVANIADNMNRMSCMDARIRPINDVPLLGPAFTVKSRPGDNLMLHKALDLAQPGDIIVVDAQGDLSNSIMGELMALWAKQRDIGGFIIDGAIRDIGALRKMGLPIYAAGVTPAGPYKDGPGELNVPVACGGVVVHPGDILVGDEDGIVVINPRDAESLLEKSKAKSDQEKKVMEDIANKAWDRRWVDQALLERGVVVVKENRISSRTNVQVPVSVIRNATEHFDAVAVNISTDGILLQTQHEFEVDRVIQLILPKELGNVNVVARVIWKHGNHIGCNFVDMPTEVRTAVDQAVYFQLSQNLKQASGDFI; the protein is encoded by the coding sequence ATGTCGAATATCGGTATGCGTATTTTTCCATATATCAATAGACCTCCTAAAGCTTTAATTCAGGCTTTTTCAGGAATACCAGTAGCCAACATAGCGGACAACATGAACCGGATGTCGTGCATGGATGCGAGAATTCGACCAATCAATGATGTTCCGCTGCTTGGGCCGGCATTTACTGTGAAGTCTCGGCCAGGTGATAATCTTATGCTTCACAAGGCGCTTGATCTTGCACAGCCTGGCGATATCATTGTGGTGGATGCTCAAGGCGATTTATCTAATTCCATTATGGGAGAGCTGATGGCGTTGTGGGCTAAGCAAAGAGATATTGGCGGCTTTATTATTGATGGTGCGATTCGTGACATTGGCGCGCTAAGAAAAATGGGCTTGCCTATCTATGCGGCTGGAGTCACACCTGCAGGTCCTTATAAGGATGGTCCTGGAGAACTTAATGTCCCTGTTGCTTGCGGGGGAGTTGTTGTTCATCCTGGTGATATTCTGGTTGGCGATGAAGACGGTATTGTAGTCATCAATCCACGGGATGCTGAATCTTTGCTGGAAAAATCAAAGGCCAAATCTGATCAGGAAAAAAAGGTTATGGAAGATATAGCAAATAAGGCTTGGGATCGTCGCTGGGTTGATCAAGCTCTATTAGAGAGAGGCGTTGTTGTTGTTAAGGAAAATCGCATTTCTTCTCGCACCAACGTCCAGGTACCTGTGTCGGTGATACGCAATGCAACAGAGCATTTTGATGCCGTGGCGGTTAATATAAGCACGGATGGAATATTGCTGCAAACGCAGCATGAATTTGAGGTTGACCGGGTTATTCAACTGATCTTGCCTAAAGAATTAGGTAATGTGAATGTTGTAGCCCGTGTCATTTGGAAACATGGGAATCACATTGGCTGCAATTTTGTAGATATGCCGACTGAGGTGAGAACAGCAGTGGATCAGGCTGTATATTTTCAATTGAGCCAAAATTTAAAGCAAGCATCAGGTGATTTTATTTAA